The genomic interval GAAACTGGAGGAGTTGATGCCCTACAATTAATGAAAAAGGGGCCTTCATCCATGAAAAAAGTATCGAAATTAAACAAAGAACAACAACCACCCGTTGAAGGATCGATCGAAGCTCTACGAGCTGAAAATGAGCGTTTACGTATGGAGAATGCCTATTTAAAAAAGTTGAACGCTTTAGTTCTAGAACAGGAAAAATTACAAACAAAATCAAAGCGCAAGTAATTTTTGAACTAAAGCATGAGTTTGATGTAGTGGAACTAGTTAAAGTCGCAGACATTCCACGTAGTACGTATTATTACTGGGAAAAACGATTAAATTGTGAAGATAAATATGCAAAGGTAAAAGAAGCGATTGAAGCTATTTATCATGAACATAAAGGACGCTATGGTTACCGTCGTATCACCAAACAATTAGAAAGAATGAATATTCACCATGATCCAAAGACAATTAATCGTTTAATGAAAGCGATGGGCTTAAAATGTGAAGTGCGGATGAAAAAATTCCGTTCGTATCGCGGAACAGTAGGCAAAATCGCGCCGAATTTATTGAATCGTAATTTCCACGCAGACAACATGAATGAAAAATGGGTAACTGATGTTACAGAGTTTCATTTATTCGGGGAAAAACGTTATTTGTCGCCTGTTTTAGATTTATGTAATGGAGAAATAATTGCGTATAAAGTTATGAACCGTCCAGTTTATGCTCTTGTTGGAGATATGATAGAAGAAGCAGTAAAAAGGATACAACCTGATGATGAAATCGTCCTCCATTCAGATCAAGGCTGGCACTATCAAATGAGTAAATATCAAAATAAATTAAAAGCGCACGGTATACGACAAAGTATGTCCCGTAAGGGAAACTGTTTAGATAACGCAGTCATGGAAAATTTCTTTGGCTTATTAAAGTCTGAACTACTCTACTTACAAGAATTTGAGAGTATGGAACATTTCGAACGAGAATTAGAAGAATATATTTATTACTACAATCACAAACGAATAAAGGCAAAATTAAAAGACCTAAGCCCCGTTGAATACCGGACTCAGGTCTTGAAAGCAGCCTAACCTTTTTGTCTAACTTTATTGGGTCAGATCATTCTGAATTAGCTTTTTTAGATTAGGCTGTTTTCGCAAACTTTGTTGCTATTTACCAAGTTGTGCATTGTGGTTGATTGCAGCGAGAGATGCTCGCCATTCCGCGGGGCGGTCGGTGATACTCCTCGGCATAAACGACTGCATGAGTCTCACCTGTCCCGCTGCTCTAAGCAGGAGTCTCGCACTCACGCTCCAATCAACCGTAAATAGTTTTTGTTTTAACTTAGAAAAGAATCTTAAATTTTATAGATTAATCCTTCCACTTATATGTGTAAAATACTTCTTTTTCAAACCATAGCATCGCTTCAGGATCTTTATTTAAGAGCTTTTCTTCCATGAGTTTTAGCATTCCCTCTGTTTGTGAACGATGTGCTTTTAAAGCATTTAATTTTATGTCTGCAACTTCTGTAATATCGATTGTAACATCAGGCTCTCCAATTTTGTCAAAGCGATCATTTGTAAAAGCTAAGCAATAAGTTAATGGACGTCGGACTTTTGGACGTCGCTCTAAGGCACGAATAACTGCAGCACCACATGCGTCATGATCTGGATGTACAGCATAGCCTGGATAGAAAGTAATAATCAATGTCGGTTCTACATCATTAATGATACTTTCCATTAAATCTGCTAATTGTTCATCATCTTCAAATTCAAGAGTCTTATCACGCAGGCCAAGCATCCTTAAATCTTGAATATCCATTGCTTTACATGCATTTTCTAACTCTGTTTTACGGATGAATGGCAATGTTTCACGATTTGCAAATAATGGATTCCCCATATTTCTGCCCATTTCACCTAATGTTCCACAAGCATATGTAACTGGAATGCCGGCTTTCCTTTTCAGTGCAATGATGCCTGCAGCACCAAAGGATTCATCGTCAGGATGTGGTAAAATGATTAAAACATGTTCTTTCATTTGTATCCCTTCTTTTCTAAAAAATTTTACTTCTTAAAAGGATTATTAATGTTTGAAAGGTATTTCACTTAATTGTAAAGCAATTGCTAATTGTCCTTCAGAATTATGACCAGCAAGTAGTAACTGATTTTGATCGTTATAAATCCAGTCGGTCAATCCCTCAGCGTAAATCCATCCCTCTTCCATTTTTAACCCAACGCGAAAAGGCCCATTGCCAGTTATTTTTGCTTGATGATACTTAACTTTTGCATTACGGATGAATGCAACGACAGTCATAGATGATTCGTCCTTATGTGCAGAATAAGCACCAGTCGTTGTTTCAAGGTGTATATAAATTGATTTGTTCATGAATGTTTCTAAATATGCTTGTATATCATGTTTCGTAATTGGTTTCATCATCTTTCCCCCTCATTATTCTTTTTTAGTTTTTCGAGTACAACGATATGACAATCAATTAATTTCACTTTTTGATTATCTGACAATAGTGAAGATACAATTCTTTTTATCGCCAGGTGAAACTTTTCATTGAACGATTTCCTAAGGCGCGGATGTGTCATCTCATCTTTAAGATCCTTTTCAATCGCAATGAATAATGTCTCAATTTCGTTCTTTTCAACTGTTAAAGAGCGATTAACCCAAAGTTGCCGATATGCATGTAATAAATCTTTTCCATCCATGTTATACTACCTCAATTTCTTTTACATTCCTATTGAGTTTTTTCTTGTTAATTTCACTTCAACTTTTCTAAAATATTTAGAATTGGATAATGTAAATAACAATAAAGCACACCATATGAATGAGAATGTAATGACTTCAATATTCGTAAACGGTTCATTAAATAAGATTACTCCAATTATTAACGTTATTGTTGGGGCTATATACTGAAGAACGCCAACCATGAATAATGGGATCCGCTGTGCACCGCTTGCGAAAAGTAATAAAGGTACGGCTGTTACAATACCTGCACCTACTAATAATAAAGTTGTTGACAGATCAAAGGAAAAAAATTCTAATTTTCCTGAAATTTCCATCATAACCAAATAATATCC from Metabacillus sediminilitoris carries:
- the bshB2 gene encoding bacillithiol biosynthesis deacetylase BshB2, with translation MKEHVLIILPHPDDESFGAAGIIALKRKAGIPVTYACGTLGEMGRNMGNPLFANRETLPFIRKTELENACKAMDIQDLRMLGLRDKTLEFEDDEQLADLMESIINDVEPTLIITFYPGYAVHPDHDACGAAVIRALERRPKVRRPLTYCLAFTNDRFDKIGEPDVTIDITEVADIKLNALKAHRSQTEGMLKLMEEKLLNKDPEAMLWFEKEVFYTYKWKD
- a CDS encoding IS3 family transposase (programmed frameshift), coding for MAKFTTEDKIQITLRYVEGNESIEKIAGEVKVSPPILSGWVRLYEQHGIEAFIKSYTNYSVEFKLNVLNYMNETGTSSYDTAAIFNISSPGMIRNWRKAFETGGVDALQLMKKGPSSMKKVSKLNKEQQPPVEGSIEALRAENERLRMENAYFKKVERFSSRTGKITNKIKAQVIFELKHEFDVVELVKVADIPRSTYYYWEKRLNCEDKYAKVKEAIEAIYHEHKGRYGYRRITKQLERMNIHHDPKTINRLMKAMGLKCEVRMKKFRSYRGTVGKIAPNLLNRNFHADNMNEKWVTDVTEFHLFGEKRYLSPVLDLCNGEIIAYKVMNRPVYALVGDMIEEAVKRIQPDDEIVLHSDQGWHYQMSKYQNKLKAHGIRQSMSRKGNCLDNAVMENFFGLLKSELLYLQEFESMEHFERELEEYIYYYNHKRIKAKLKDLSPVEYRTQVLKAA
- a CDS encoding YojF family protein; translation: MKPITKHDIQAYLETFMNKSIYIHLETTTGAYSAHKDESSMTVVAFIRNAKVKYHQAKITGNGPFRVGLKMEEGWIYAEGLTDWIYNDQNQLLLAGHNSEGQLAIALQLSEIPFKH